The Synechococcus sp. CC9605 sequence CCGTGAAGATGTCGAGAAAACCGATCAGCTGTCCGCCTTGATCGATGAACTGCTTGAACGCTTCACGATCGATTCCGGGCATCGGGATGTAGATCCCAAGGCGCACCAACAACAGCAGGCCGAGCGTGGTGAGCACACGACTGCGGAGCCCAGGGTTGGTGATCAGCTGGCCGATCACTTCGGAGGCGTTGGGGTTGCGACCCCGACTGACGAGCATGTCCGGAAGAAAGTGAAGTTGGGCGAAAAGCCAAGAAGCCGCCCGTGGATCGAAATCCAGCGGACGGCTCAGACCCTAGGGCTGACTTGGGGGCGAGCCCTTTATTAGTGGAGAATGTCGCAGGTGCCGCCTGCGGCTTCGATCTTGGTGAGGGCGGAGGATGTGAACGCCGCGGCTTGAACGGTCAGCTTTTTGGCTGTTAGTTCACCGTTGCCGAGCATCTTCAGCGGATGCTTGGGGCTGGTCACGATGCCGTCCTTGACCAGGGAATCCAAATTGACGGTGCTGCCGTCCTTCAAGTCGTTCAACGCCGAGACGTTGAGCACGGTGAAGTGCTTTGGATTCACCAGAGGGAAGTGCTTCAGCTTCGGCACCCGGCGGTACAGAGGCATTTGGCCACCCTCGAAGCCAGGGCGCGTGGGGCGACCCGAGCGGGATTTCTGGCCGCGCATACCGAAGCCGCAGCTGGCACCCTGACCGGCGGCGATGCCGCGGCCTTTGCGCAATTTGCGGCGACGAGCGCCCTTGTTGGATTTGAGGGAATCGAGTCGGAGAGTCATCGCGAATCAGGAGTAGATCTGTTCGAGGGAGATTCCCCGTTCTTTGGCCGTCTCCTTGTGGGTGCGGAGAAGCGACAGAGCCACCATGGCAGCCCGTGCATTGTTCAGGGGGGTCTTGCTGCCCAGGCGCTTGGCCAGGACATTCTTGATGCCGGCGAGTTCGAGCACTGTGCGGATGGAGCCGCCAGCGATCACACCGGTACCAGGGGCTGCAGGGCGGATGAGCACGCTGGCAGCACCATCACGACCATTGGAGAGGGTCGGGATGGAGTTGTGGCGGGTCAACGGCACTTTGACGAGGTGCTTCTTGCCATCGGCAACACCCTTGCGGACGGCACCGATCACATCACCGGCTTTGCCGACACCAACGCCGACCTGACCTTTCTCGTTGCCGACGACGACGATGGCTCGGAAGCTCATCTTCTTACCGCCTTTGACGGTCTTGGAGACGCGGCGGATCTGAACCACGCGCTCCTGCCATTCGGAATCGCGCTCCTGGCCGCGACGACCACCACGTCGGTCGCCACGACGACCGTCACGGTCGCCACGGCCGCGGCGCTGTTCCTGTTGCTGCTGCCCTTCGGCTGCGGCTGGAACGTCGGCTGCGCCCGGCACGGCGTTGGGATTGGATTGGGGGGAGGAATCTGTCATGGGTTGAGCAGGAATCAGAACTGAAGGCCCGCTTCCCGGGCAGCATCGGCGAGGGCTTTAATCCGGCCGTGGTACAGATTTCCGCCGCGGTCGAACACCACTTGCTGGATGCCTTTGGCCATGGCGCGCTTGGCAACCAGTTCGCCAACGGCGACAGAGGCGTCGCAGCTGCCAGCCGGAGCCTTGAGGCCGGTGCGCAGCTCCTTATCAACAGTGGAGGCTGAGCAGAGTGTGCTCTGGGCCGCGTCGTCGATGACCTGGGCGTAGATGTGGTTGTTGGAGCGGAACACGGCCAGCCGCGGACGGTCTGAGGTTCCGGTGATGTGACGACGCAGTCGCCGGTGGCGTTTCTGCGTCTGCTGTTTGCGGGAAATTTGGGACATGGTGGGTGAAGGGAAGGAACGTCAGGACAAGGCTTATTTCTTGCCGGACTTGCCTGCCTTGCGCAGGATGCGCTCGCCCTCGTACTTGATGCCCTTGCCTTTGTAGGGCTCGGGGGGACGGATGGCGCGGACCTTGGCGGCTTCGTTGCCCACCAGCTCCTTGTCGATACCGGAGACGATCACCCTGGTGTTGTTCTCCACCTTGAAGGTGATGCCCTCGGGGGCTTCCATCTCGACGGGGTGGCTGTAGCCAGCACTCACCACGAGAGTTTTGCCTTTGACCTGGGCACGGGAGCCCACACCAACGATCTCCAGGGCCTTGCTGTAGCCGTTGCTGACACCCTCAATCATGTTGGCGACAAGGGTACGGCTCAGGCCGTGGCGCTCACGGGAGATGCGCTTGGTGCTCGTGGGGGAGACCACGATGGTGTTGTTGTCCTGGCTGACGCTGACGCTGACGCCTTCAGGAAGGGTGCGCTCCAGTTCGCCTTTGGGTCCTTTCACCTTGACGGTGAGACCGTCGAGGGAAACCGTGACCTTTTCAGGGACGGGGACAGGGTTTTTGCCGATTCGTGACATGGTTCAGCTCCGGATCAGTAGACGTAACAGAGCACTTCGCCACCGACGCCCTCACGACGGGCATCGCGGTCGCTCATCACACCCTTGGAGGTGGAGATGATCGCCACGCCCAGTCCGCCGAGGACTTTGGGCAGGCCGCGAGTGTTCTTGTAGATGCGGAGACCGGGCTTGCTGACCCGCTGCATGGAGCGGATGGTGGGCAGCCTGTGCTTGCCGCTGTACTTGAGGGCGAGCACCAGTTCGGTGCGAATGCCTTCACCCTGCTCGCTGATCTCGGAGATGAAGCCCTCCTGCTGCAGCACCTTGGCGATGCTGCGGGTCATCCGCGAAGCGGGGATCTTGGTGGTTTCGTGACGTTTCTCACTCGCATTGCGAATGCGGGTGAGCATGTCGGAAATGGGGTCGTGGTTGGCCATAGGTGTCGACGGGGAGGGCTCAGTTGCTCTGGAACGGCATTCCCATCTCGCGGAGGAGGGCCCGGCCCTCTTCGTCCGAACGGGCAGTGGTCACGATGGTGATGTCCATGCCCCGGATCGCATCGATCTTGTCGAAGGAGATCTCAGGGAAAATGATCTGTTCGCGCACCCCAAGGGTGTAATTGCCGCGGCCATCGAAACTCTTGGGGCTGACCCCGCGGAAGTCGCGGATGCGGGGTAGCGCCAGGTTGATCAGGCGCTCCAGGAAGGCATACATCCGATCACCACGGAGGGTGACCGCACAGCCGATCGGCATGCCCTGCCGAATCTTGAAGCCGGCGATGGCTTTTTTGGCGCGGGTCACAACGACCTTCTGGCCGGTGATCTGCGCCAGCTCATTCACCGAAGCCTCGAGGGACTTGGCATTGGCGGCGGCTTCGCCGAGACCCCGGTTGACGGTGACTTTCAACACCTTGGGGACTTCGTGGATGTTGGTGAGGGAGAGATCCTTCTGCAGCTTGGGCTGGATGGTCTCCCGATAGCGCTTCTTGAGTGACATAACGGGTTGGGGTGCTTCTGGGCGTGGTCAGAAGTCGGGATCAGTCGAGGACTTCACCGGTTTTCTTCAGCCGGCGCTTCTTGGTGCCGTCCTTCTCGACGACGATTTCAACGCGGCTTGCCACCTTTTTGTCGGTGGAGTACAGCATCACGTTGGAGGCATGCAGGGACGCTTCCTCCGTCACGATGCGACCTGTCTCGCCCTCCTGGGTGGGCTTTTCGTGGCGGGTGCGCATGTTCACGCCCTCTACGACGACACGATTCTCGTTGGGCAGGGTGCGCAGGACGGCACCGGTTTTGCCCTTGTCCTTGCCGGCGATCACCTGAACGGTGTCGCCCTTGCGGATGCGCATCTTGATGCGCTCGGTGGCCTTAGCCTTGGTGGTTGCAGTCGCCATGGTCAGATCACCTCCGGAGCGAGGGACACGATTTTGGTGAAGCTGCGCTCACGCAGCTCACGGGCCACCGGTCCGAAGACGCGGGTGCCTTTCGGGTTTTTGTCGTCATTGATGATGACGGCGGCGTTGTCGTCGAAACGGATCGAGTTTCCGGTTTCACGACGCATGGTGGCTTTGGTGCGGACCACAACGGCCTTCACCACGTCGGACTTTTTGACGCCCATGTTGGGGGCGGCATCCTTCACGGCGGCAACGATCACGTCGCCCACGTGGGCATAGCGACGGTTGGTGCCGAGGACGCGAATGCACTGGATGCGCTTGGCGCCGCTGTTGTCGGCAACGGTGAGATAAGACTCCTGCTGGATCACTGCTTCACCTCCTGAGCTTCAGCCTTGTTGGCTTCCTCAGCTGCGGCTTTCGGGCTGTGGCTGAGAACCTCGGCGATGGCCCACCGCTTTTGGCGGCTCATCGGACGGGTTTCAGTGATGCGAACGCGGTCACCGACGCGACAGGTGTTGTCTTCGTCGTGAGCCTTGTAACGGGTGGTACGGCTGACCGTCTTTTGATAGATGGGGTGTGGGAAGCGGCTTTCCACCGCGACCACCACCGTTTTTTCCATCTTGTCGCTGACGACGGTGCCGATCCTTTCCTTGACTGCCATGGTTACGGAGTGGGGGATCAGGAGGCGGTGGAGCGCTGGCGCTCCGACTGCACCGTCATCAGCTGGGCCAGCTTGATGCGGGCCTCTTTGAAACGGTGCGTGTTAGCGAGCTGGCGCGTGGCCTGCTGGAAACGGAGTTGGAACAGTTCGCGGCGAAGGCCGTCGATCTGTTCGTTGATGTCCGAATCGGACAGGCTGCGCACATCGGCGGCGTTGGGACGGGCCATGGTCAGGACTCCACGGTGATGGCTTCAGAAGCTGCCGGAGCCTTGGCACCAGCTGACTTCTCCTGCTCATCCAGTTGGATGAACTTGGTCTTCACGGGAAGCTTGTACTGCGCGAGGCGCATGGCTTCCTTGGCGATTTCGGGGGTGATTTCGTCACCGCCCATCTCGAACAAGATCCGGCCGGGCTTGATCACCGCCACCCAGAATTCTGGGTTGCCCTTACCGGAACCCATCCGGGTTTCGGCAGCACGCATGGTGACCGGCTTGTCGGGGAAGATCCGGATCCAGATTTTTCCGCCACGCTTGACGTAGCGGGTCATGGCACGACGGCTGGCCTCGATCTGGCGCGAGGTGATCCAGCCACATTCCTGTGCCTGCAGCGCGAATTGTCCGAAGGCAATGGTGTTGCCCCGGGTGGCGACGCCGCGCATGCGGCCTCGCTGCTGCTTACGGAATTTGACGCGTTTTGGACTCAGCATGGTTCAGGCCTCCTGTTCAACCCTCGTTTGAGCGGTCTTCGAACTGTTGGGGCCGACGGCTGGCCCGGCGCCGGGGGGCTGCACCCACCGGCATGGGCTGAGCCTGTTCGCTCAGCACTTCGCCCTTGAATACCCAAACCTTGATGCCGAGCACGCCGTAGGTCGTGCTGGCCACCTTGGTGGCGTAGTCGATGTCGGCACGCAGGGTGTGCAGGGGCACCCGACCCTCGCGGGTCCATTCCGTCCGGGCGATCTCAGCACCGTTCAGGCGACCGGACACCTGGATCTTCAGACCCAGAACGCCGGCACGCTGAGCGCGCTGCACAGCCATGCGGATGGTGCGGCGGAAGGCCACACGCTTCTCCAGCTGCTGGGCGATGTACTCGGCAAGGAGGAAGGCATCGCCGTCGACGCGTTCGACCTCGACAACATTGATCCGTACCTGACGACTGGAGTCGCCGATGGTCTTCTGAATGCCGGAGCGAAGCTCTTCGATGCCGCTGCCTTGACGGCCGACCAGCACGCCGGGGCGTGCGGTCTTGAGTTCAACTTCCAGTTGATCGGCCTTGCGGGCGATCAGCACATCACTGATGCCGGCGGAGCCGTACTTCTTGTGGATGAACTTGCGAATCCGGTCGTCCTCCTGGAGGAGGGCCGGATAGTTCTTGCTGGAGGCGTACCAGCGTGACCGGTGTTCCTGGGTGATCCCCAGGCGCAGACCGGTTGGGTTGATTTTGTGTCCCATTGGGTCAGAGTCCTCGGGGGTCAGGAATCGGTCTGAGCCGCCACAGCAATGCTGATGTGGCAGGTCTGTTTCTTGATCTGGTAAGCCCGGCCCTGGGCGCGGGGGCGATAGCGCTTCATGGAGGGGCCCATGTCAGCGGTCGCGCTCGAGATCACCAGAGATGAGGGATCGAGACCGAGGTTGTGCTCAGCGTTGGCCACCGCAGACCGGAGCACCTTGGTGATCGGGCCGGTGGAGCGGTAGGGCATGAACTCGAGCATGATCAGCGCGTCGCGATAAGTGCGGCCACGGATTTGGTCGAGCACACGGCGCACCTTCGACACGGAGCCTCGGATGAAGCGACCGTGAGCCTGGGCGGTGGGTGCCGTTGGTGTTGACGATGTCATGGATTAGCGGCCTCCTTTCTTGTCTCTGATGTGGCCCTTGAATGTGCGGGTGGGAGCGAACTCTCCCAGCTTGTGGCCCACCATCTGCTCGGTGATGAACACCGGCACATGGGTGCGGCCGTTGTGAACCGCGATCGTGTGGCCGATCATCATCGGCAGGATCGTGGAGGCCCGTGACCAGGTCTTGATCACAGACTTGTCGTCGTTGTCGTTCTGCTTTTCAACCTTGCGAAGCAGGCTGTCGGCAATAAACGGACCTTTTTTGAGTGAACGTCCCATAACGGTTTAAGCAAGCGGATAAGTGATGGTTTGCATCAGGAATCGCGTCCGCCACGGCTCCGCTTGGAGGTCTTGCGACGCTTCCGGAGCACGTATTGGTTGCTGGGTTTGTTCCGCTTGCGGGTCTTGAGACCGAGGGCGGGTTTGCCCCAGGGGGTCACCGGGCCGGAACGGCCGATCGGTGCACGACCCTCACCACCACCGTGGGGGTGATCGCAAGGGTTCATCACACTGCCTCGAACCTGAGGACGACGTCCGAGCCAGCGGCGACGACCGGCCTTACCCAGGCTGGTGTTGCGCATCTCGGAGTTACCGACCTCGCCGAGGGTGGCGTAGCACTCGCGGCGAACCAGGCGAACCTCGGTGGAGGGCAGCTTCAGAGCGACGTAGTCGCCTTCTTTCGCCATCACCTGGGCACTGGCACCGGCGGTACGGACCATTTGGCCACCACGACCGGCGTAGAGCTCAACGCAGTGAACCGCCGAACCGAGGGGCACCGAGGACAACGGCATGGCGTTGCCGTTTTCGATCGGGGCATCAGGGCCGGAGACCACGGTCTGACCCACCTGAACTCCTGCGGGAGCCAGGATGTAGCGCTTCTCGCCATCGGCGTAGAAGAGCAGTGCCAGACGCGCGTTGCGGTGCGGGTCGTAGTGGATTGCGGCCACCTTGGCGGGGACACCGTGCTTGTTGCGACGGAAATCCACCACGCGATAAAGGCGCTTGTGGCCACCACCACGGTGGCGGCAGGTGATCACACCGCGGTTGTTGCGGCCCTTGCGGCGGTGTTTGGCCACCACCAGGGTCCGCTCTGGTTTGCGGCTGGTGATCTCACTGAAATCAGTGACCACCCGGGTGCGGGTACCGGGGGTGTAGGGGCGGAAATTACGGATTGCCATGACGATTCAGACCCCTCAGGACTCAGGGAAGAGTTGGATCGAGTTGCCCTCCGCCAGGCGCACCACGGCTTTCTTCACCTGGGCACGTTTGCCGGCGAAGCGACCCATGCGACGGGAGCGTCGCGGGGGATTCATGGTGCTGATGCCGGTGACCTTCACATCGAAGAGCTGCTCAATGGCGGCCTTGATGTCGGGCTTCGCGGCGCGGTGGTCCACCTCGAAGGTGTACTGGTTGATTTCGAGGGCGCGGGTGGCCTTCTCGGTGATCAGGGGACGTCGGATCACATCCGCCAGGCGTCCTTGGAAACGTTCAGTCATCGCCGTAGACCTCCTGGATGGTTGCGAGAGCTTCCTCGCCCAGCACCAGAGCATTGGCGTGGAGCAGGTCGAAGACGTTCAGCTGATCTGCGGAGATCAACTTGACTTTCTCCAGGTTGCGCACGGAACGGCGAACAACATCGGAGGGGTTCGTCAGAACGATGAGCACCTTGGAGCCGGCAGCAACACCGAGGCGTCCCAGAGCATCCGTGATCTCACGGGTCTTGGGGGCCTCCAGCGAAGCACCGAAGTCCTGCACGACGGTGACGTCGTCGATGCGGGCCATCAACGCAGTGCGCAGGGCCAGACGACGCTCCTTGCGGTTCATCGCAAGGTTGTACGTGCGGGGCTTGGGTCCAAAGATGATGCCGCCGCCAGGTTTCAGGGGAGTCCGGATGGATCCCTGACGGGCCCGACCCGTTCCTTTCTGCTTGTAGGGCTTGCGACCACCACCGCGCACTTCCGAGCGGGTGAGGGTGCTGGCGGTTCCTTGGCGTGCATGGGCCTGCTGACGCAGAACAGCCCGATGCATGAGATCAACGGCGGTGGTCTCTTTGGCCACCTTCAGGTCCAGGGTTGCCTTGCCGGCTTCCTTGCCCTGCCAATCACGAACGACACAACTGGCCATCACTTACCTCCGTTGGCGGGCTTGGCGCCCACGCGCAAGGCCGGGCGGATGTTGAGCAGCGCACCAGGCTTGCCGGGCACGGATCCCTTCACCACCAGCAGGTTGTGCTCGCTGTCCACCTTGAGGATGGTTAGGCCGCGGGTGGTGATTTTCTTGCCGCCGTAGCGACCGGCCATCCGCTTTCCGGGATAGATGCGGCCCGGGGTGGTACCGGCACCGGTCGAACCGGGCTCGCGGTGGTTCTTCGAACCGTGGGTCATTGGACCCCGGCTGAAGCCGTGGCGCTTCTGGTAGCCAGCGAAGCCGCGGCCAACGGTGTCACCGCTGACGTCCACCTTCTGGCCGGCTTCGAAATCGCCGACGGTGATGGCGCCACCGAGTTCGAGACCTTCAACGCTGTCGACGCGGTATTCGCGCAGATGACGCAGAAGACCCTCACCGGATTTGTTGAGGTGACCCTGGGCGGGCTTGTTGATCAGCTTCTCGCGGGTTTCGCCAAAGCCGATCTGCACTGCGGAATAACCGTCAGTGTCGTCGTTTTTGAGTTGGGTGATGCGGCAGGGGCCGGCTTCGATCAAGGTGACCGGAACAGCTCTGCCCTGCTCGTCGAAGAACTGGGACATACCCAGCTTCTTCCCGAGGATGCCGATGGACATGGATGGGGAGGAAGCGCCAGCGTGGACAACCACCAGGCGGAGAACCGCATGGGGTCAGGTGCTGATCGATTGGACGCAGACGTGTTTCGAAGCGGAACTCCCGAAGGAGTTGATTCGAATGGGCTAGCGAACGATTCAGCGAGGCTGGGACTTGCATCTGCACGATGTGCTGTTGCAGTTTCCCGACGGAAATCTCCGAAGAAAGCTTCCGTACTGGCCTGGGGATTCGACGCAATCGTCGAATCTGTTCTGCCGACTGGAGGCCCGGCTAGCGGACGGGCACAGAAACACAGAACAAACAACGAACTTACAACACCGACCTTCCCTCTCCCCTGATCCCTCTGCCTGCTGCCAGAATCCCCTTCAATCCCTGTAGCTGCCATGCCTCTGCTTCTCACCGGTCAGGCATTTCGCCGTGATCTCGAAGCCAATGGCTGCCTGGCGGTGCAGGCTCCGCTCGAAGGCGGTGCAGAAACCCGTCTATTAAGACGTCTGCGCGGCGCCGGATACAGCACTCGCATGACATCGGCCCGTGGTCTTGGTGATCCGGAGGTGTTTCTCACCCAGAAGCACGGCATTCGTCCGCCCCATCTCGGCCATCAAAGTGTTGGTCGTGGTGCTGCTGTGGGAGAAGTGCAGGAGGTGGCTCCCCAGCTCGGCGACTTGTTTGAAAGTGATGCTCCTGTGGCTCTCTGGCTGCTGGAAGGCCAGGTGCTCTCGCGCTCCGAACTTCTCTCGCTCTGCGATCTGTGCAAGCGCGAACCGCGTTTACGCATCATCGTGGAGATGGGTGGTGCTCGCAGCCTGAAGTGGGAACCGATGACCACATATCTGAAGGCCTGACGCCTGACGACGCCCTCGCTCAGGGCCTCTGGGTCAAGCTGATCTGTGGGGCAAGCAACCAGGATCTGCCTGCCATTGCCGACCTGACCGCAGTCTTTGCGGCTGTTGGCGTTCATTGCGTTGACGTGGCTGCCGATCCAGCGGTCGCTCTTGCAGCCCGTCGCGGCCTGGACTGGGCTGAGGCGCAAACAGGGCGTCGCCCCTGGCTGATGGTGAGCCTCAGCGATGGCACCGATGCTCACTTCCGCAAGGCTTGGTTCGATCCTGGTCGCTGCCCTGTGGACTGTCCGCGGCCATGCGAAAGGATTTGTCCGGCGGCAGCGATTCCGCCCGGTGCTGGCATCGACCAGCAGCGTTGCTATGGCTGCGGCCGCTGCCTGCCGGCTTGCCCCCATGGGTTGATCGAGGAGCGCGACCACCGCTTGGCGCCCGAGCAGGTGATCTCCCTGCTCCAATCGATTCAGCCCGATGCTCTGGAGATTCACACCGCATCTGGGCATGACGAGGGCTTCGCAACGCTGATCCAAAGCCTTCAGCAGCACAAGGTTCCCTTGCGGCGCTTGGCTGTGAGCTCCGGCTTGGAGGGCCACGGCGTGAAGGCCGATCAGTTGGCTGATTTGCTTTGGCGTCGCTACTCCCGCCTGCGGCAAGCCGGTTACAGACCCCTCTGGCAGCTGGATGGGCGTCCGATGAGCGGCGATGTGGGGGCTGGCACCGCGCGGGCAGCAGTTCAGCTCTGGCGTGCCATGCGGAGTCTGGCCCCGCCGGGCCCGTTGCAGCTGGCCGGTGGTACCAACGCCGCAACGCTGGAGTTCTTGCGTCCCACGGAACGGCCGGCTGGCATCGCCTTTGGTGGTGTGGCCCGTCGCTTGCTGATGCCTGTGCTGGATGAGGCGCAAACCCGTCGGCTCGCCCTGTGGCAATGGCCCGAGGGTTGGGAGCGTGCCCTCTCCCTCGCGCGTCCATTGGTGGCGCCATGGCTGCAGCGCTCTTGCTAGAAGGCTGAAACGCGCAGATCCCATGGGCACGCAACGGGTCACCGACGATCTGGATCGCCTCCTCGAGCTCCTGCCGGAGGCCGTGCGGGAGCAGTTGCGGCCGGTGGAGGCGCGGCAGCAGTTGCTTGAGGTGGTGCTCGATCTCGGTCGGGTTCCGGAAGCGCGTTATCCAGGCCGTGCCCTGGCGCTGGGCTCCACGCCCCTGTCCCGCGAGGATCTCGCGGTCGTGGTGGCCAGGCTTGGTCAGTTCGGTGGCGATAACCGTGCGGGAATCGAACGAACGCTTCACCGGATCAGCGCGATCCGCAACCGTCAGGGCGACGTGGTCGGTCTGACCTGCCGGGTGGGCCGAGCCGTGTTCGGCACCGTTGCCATGGTGCGGGACCTTCTGGATGGAGGGCAGTCCCTGCTGTTGATGGGGCGCCCGGGTGTGGGCAAGACAACGGCGTTGCGCGAGATCGCTCGGGTGCTTGCGGATGAGCTGGAGCGGCGCGTGGTTGTGATCGACACGAGCAATGAGATCGCCGGTGATGGCGACATTCCGCACCCCGCGATCGGTCGGGCCCGCCGCATGCAGGTGGCCAGGCCTGAGCTGCAGCACCAAACCATGATCGAGGCGGTGGAAAACCACATGCCCGAAGTCATCGTGATCGATGAGATCGGCACGGAGCTGGAGGCGCAGGCCGCGCGCACCATCGCTGAACGTGGCGTGGTGCTGGTCGCCACAGCCCACGGCAATGCTTTGGCCAACCTGATCAAGAACCCCACCCTCAGCGATCTGGTGGGGGGAATACAGGCGGTCACCCTCGGGGATGAGGAGGCCCGGAGGCGGCGCAGTCAAAAAACGGTGTTGGAGCGCGCCGCCGAACCGACGTTTCCGGTGGCGGTTGAAATGCACAGCCGTCAGCGATGGGCCGTGCACACCGACGTTGCCGCCACCGTGGATCAATTGCTCCGGGGCCTGAAGCCAAGGGTTCAGGAGCGCGAGCTGACGCCTGAAGGGGGCGTTCAGCTGGTGGACCCGCCGCAATCTTCGGGTCTGCTGCGGCCTCCGTCCCAGCGGTCGTTCGCGGATCAGCCGGTCTCTGTTCCCGTGCCCATGCCTGCGGCCAGTGACCGAGAGGTCAGTGCAGCAGAGAAACCAGCTTCGCCGGAGACCAGCGCCGAGCATCTGCAGGTTCTCTGTTGCGGGGTTCCTCCCCGTGTGGTGGAGGAGGCCATCCGGTCCCACGGCTGGAAGGCGCGGGTTGTGGAGGACTTGAGTGAGGCCGATGTGGTGTTGAGCGTTCGGCTGGGTCTCAGTCGTCAACCATCACTGCGCCGTCAGGTCAGGGATCTGGGGATCCCGATCCTGGTGATCAAGTCCGACACTCTGCCCCAGGTGACCCGTGCCATGGCCCGTCTTCTGCGCCGTCAGGCCACCGAAACAGCCCCAGAGGTCACCCCGCCGGATCAGGCGTCTCAGGACGATGAATTGGCTGCTCTCGAAGAATGCCGTCTTGCGGTGGAACAGGTGGTGATGCCGCAAGGCCGGCCGGTGGAGTTGCTGCCTCGCAGCGAGCGTGTTCTCCGGATGCAGGCCGACCTCGTGCGCCGTTACCGACTGCGCAGCGATGTTTTCGGTGAGGCTGAAATGTCAAGGCTGAGGGTTTTCCCCCGCTGATCGGCCGTCGGTTGATTCGCCCGGTGGATTGACGAAGGGTTGGCTGCTGTGGGTAACTATGGGTACTCCGGTGATCCGCAGGTTGCGGTTCAAACGGATCAATGGGCCGTCGCCAAGTGGTAAGGCAGCGGGTTTTGGTCCCGCCATTCCTAGGTTCGAATCCTAGCGGCCCAGTTTTTGTCCATGAATGATCGCCCTCTGCTGGTCTTCGATTTCGACGGAGTCATCGTCGATGGCATGGCGGAGTACTGGTGGAGTGCTTGGCATGCCTGCCTTCGTCTTGAGGCTGCCCCCGAGGGCTTGACGCCCGATCAGGTGCCAGACGCCTTCCGTCAGCTGCGGCCGTGGGTGCATCAAGGTTGGGAGATGGTGCTGCTGGCCGCTGAGCTGCCCGTGCTGAACCTTCCGGTTTGGCTGCAGTCCTATGGGGAGGCGCAGGCCTCGGCACTGCAACGGCGTGGATGGCAGCCGGAGCAGCTGCAGACAGCACTTGATGCCTCCAGAGATCAAGCCGTTCGGCAGAACCGTTCCGCCTGGTTGGCCCTGCACCGACCTTTCCCCGGCCTGGTGGAGCGGCTGCAGCAGTTGGAGGCTGAGGGGGTGGACTGGTCTGTTTTGACCACCAAAACCCAGGCCTTCACTGCCGAGCTGCTGAACGGCCTTGGCCTGAATCCTTGGCGCCTGGATGGTCGGGAGGCTGGCGCCAAACCTCAGGTTCTGCTCCAGCTTCAGCAGCAGCGAAGGCTGAGTGGCTTCGTGGAAGACCGCCGGGCGACCCTGGAGGCGGTCCGCTTAACGCCAGGGTTGGAACAGCTGCCCTGTTTTCTGGTGAGTTGGGGCTATCTTCGCCCGCAGGATCAGAGCGGTCTTCCGCCTGGAATTGCGTTGCTCCATCCGGATCGCTTTCGGGCCCCCCTGGCGCAATGGCCCTGATTCGTTACGGTACGCTTGTACTACTTGAGACGATTCGGCGCTTCTGTGGCATTGGATCTCTCGTTCCTTAGTTTCAGGTCCTTCTCATGCCTGCAGATATGAAATCCGGCGCTTCCGATCCCCGTCCCTCCGGAGAGAGGGACAAGGCGCTGAATCTGGTTTTGGGTCAGATCGAACGCAACTTCGGCAAGGGATCGATCATGCGGCTGGGCGATGCCTCCCGCATGCGGGTGGAGACGATTTCCACCGGTGCGCTGACCCTTGACCTCGCGTTGGGTGGTGGTTATCCGAAGGGTCGCGTGGTGGAGATCTACGGCC is a genomic window containing:
- a CDS encoding HAD family hydrolase codes for the protein MNDRPLLVFDFDGVIVDGMAEYWWSAWHACLRLEAAPEGLTPDQVPDAFRQLRPWVHQGWEMVLLAAELPVLNLPVWLQSYGEAQASALQRRGWQPEQLQTALDASRDQAVRQNRSAWLALHRPFPGLVERLQQLEAEGVDWSVLTTKTQAFTAELLNGLGLNPWRLDGREAGAKPQVLLQLQQQRRLSGFVEDRRATLEAVRLTPGLEQLPCFLVSWGYLRPQDQSGLPPGIALLHPDRFRAPLAQWP
- a CDS encoding AAA family ATPase, encoding MGTQRVTDDLDRLLELLPEAVREQLRPVEARQQLLEVVLDLGRVPEARYPGRALALGSTPLSREDLAVVVARLGQFGGDNRAGIERTLHRISAIRNRQGDVVGLTCRVGRAVFGTVAMVRDLLDGGQSLLLMGRPGVGKTTALREIARVLADELERRVVVIDTSNEIAGDGDIPHPAIGRARRMQVARPELQHQTMIEAVENHMPEVIVIDEIGTELEAQAARTIAERGVVLVATAHGNALANLIKNPTLSDLVGGIQAVTLGDEEARRRRSQKTVLERAAEPTFPVAVEMHSRQRWAVHTDVAATVDQLLRGLKPRVQERELTPEGGVQLVDPPQSSGLLRPPSQRSFADQPVSVPVPMPAASDREVSAAEKPASPETSAEHLQVLCCGVPPRVVEEAIRSHGWKARVVEDLSEADVVLSVRLGLSRQPSLRRQVRDLGIPILVIKSDTLPQVTRAMARLLRRQATETAPEVTPPDQASQDDELAALEECRLAVEQVVMPQGRPVELLPRSERVLRMQADLVRRYRLRSDVFGEAEMSRLRVFPR